In Thermodesulfobacteriota bacterium, one DNA window encodes the following:
- a CDS encoding DUF2283 domain-containing protein, whose amino-acid sequence MEKEILKQETLAEVFKATPHLLKFPVTKMWIDYDKEADALYISFDRPQKATDSEMSQDGILHRYRGEKLVGITILEASKRH is encoded by the coding sequence ATGGAAAAAGAAATCTTAAAGCAAGAGACATTAGCAGAAGTATTCAAAGCTACGCCACATCTGTTAAAATTTCCTGTCACCAAAATGTGGATAGACTATGACAAGGAAGCAGACGCGCTTTATATCAGTTTTGATCGTCCACAGAAGGCTACGGATTCCGAAATGTCGCAAGACGGTATTTTGCATAGATATCGGGGCGAAAAACTTGTTGGAATAACCATACTCGAAGCATCAAAAAGACATTGA
- a CDS encoding site-specific DNA-methyltransferase — MGEIHLSEKEKQEIIDQIQHGKPLSKEYIYKLYADDEDVFLFWNGRNESVTNAVLPFHSIEHIDEPRKETKPEQMNWLDTTGRQLKGWTNKLIWGDNKLILSSLVNGPMREEIEKEGGLKLIYIDPPFAVGADFSYNIAVNGEDVTKQQSIIEEIAYRDTWGRGISSYLSMMYERLKLMHQLLAEDGNIYVHCDWRLNSVLKFLLDEIFGITNFKNEVIWHYRRWTAGSGSFQKMHDDLLFYAKSNKYCLNTIYIEATEGQKQKHEKGWDRNSVLIDGKRQPQLIVYNKEKVDEAVNQGRIDLSEYARIVEVNIEETIAPDVWEINFINSQAKERLDYPTQKPEALLERIIKASSNEGDLVADFFCGSGTTAAVAEKLGRKWIACDLGRFAVHTTRKRMIQVQRELKYQVKSYRAFEVLNLGKYERQFFFGVPANIPPGQQEKLLEAKHEKYVNLILEGYSAQRIEGHRLLHGKKAGRFVHVGPLNVPVTKTLVEEVFEECRQNLITQVDILGFEFEMGLVPYIKDELRQQGVDIRLRYIPREVFDKRAVEKGQVKFYDVAYMQVKPYIEGLPGGQTGKTVKIELTNFTTYYTQDDLEELEQSLKKGGYKVVIENGQITKLTKDEHGILKRELLTKNWLDWIDYWAVDFDYEDKKEMIRVEEDGHVKEIWTGNYIFENLWQSFRTKKNSSLELITVPHTYTKAGKYKIMVKVVDIVGVDTSHVIEVEIE; from the coding sequence ATGGGTGAAATTCATTTATCTGAAAAAGAAAAACAGGAAATAATTGATCAAATCCAGCACGGTAAACCCCTGTCCAAAGAATACATTTACAAATTATACGCCGATGATGAAGACGTTTTTCTGTTCTGGAACGGGCGCAATGAATCCGTGACCAATGCTGTACTACCCTTTCATTCCATTGAACATATTGACGAACCCAGAAAAGAAACCAAGCCGGAACAGATGAACTGGCTTGATACAACAGGCAGACAGTTAAAAGGCTGGACAAATAAACTAATCTGGGGCGATAACAAACTCATTCTCTCATCGCTGGTGAACGGACCAATGAGGGAAGAGATTGAAAAAGAGGGTGGACTGAAACTGATTTACATTGACCCGCCCTTTGCCGTAGGTGCGGATTTTTCCTACAACATTGCCGTGAACGGCGAGGATGTAACCAAACAGCAGTCCATCATCGAAGAGATCGCCTACCGTGACACTTGGGGCAGAGGCATTTCATCCTACCTTTCCATGATGTATGAACGGCTGAAACTGATGCATCAGTTGCTGGCAGAGGATGGCAATATTTATGTGCATTGTGATTGGAGATTAAATAGTGTTTTGAAATTTTTGTTAGACGAAATATTTGGAATAACAAATTTTAAGAATGAAGTAATTTGGCATTATAGACGATGGACAGCTGGTAGTGGTTCTTTCCAAAAAATGCACGATGATTTATTATTTTATGCCAAGAGTAATAAATATTGCTTAAATACCATTTATATCGAGGCTACAGAAGGTCAAAAACAAAAGCATGAAAAAGGCTGGGATAGGAATTCTGTTTTAATAGATGGTAAAAGGCAACCACAATTAATAGTATATAACAAAGAAAAAGTTGATGAGGCTGTTAATCAAGGTAGAATTGATTTATCAGAATATGCAAGGATAGTTGAAGTTAATATCGAAGAAACAATAGCCCCAGATGTATGGGAAATCAACTTCATCAACTCACAAGCAAAAGAACGATTAGACTACCCCACCCAAAAACCCGAAGCCCTTTTAGAGCGCATCATCAAAGCCAGCAGTAACGAGGGCGATCTGGTTGCCGATTTCTTCTGCGGCAGCGGAACCACCGCCGCGGTGGCGGAAAAACTTGGTAGGAAATGGATCGCCTGTGATCTGGGCAGATTTGCCGTTCACACCACCCGCAAACGTATGATTCAGGTGCAGCGGGAATTGAAATATCAGGTCAAATCCTACCGTGCCTTTGAGGTGCTCAATCTGGGCAAATACGAACGCCAGTTTTTCTTCGGTGTGCCTGCCAATATCCCGCCCGGACAGCAGGAAAAACTACTGGAAGCCAAACACGAGAAATATGTCAATCTGATATTGGAAGGCTACTCGGCGCAACGCATAGAAGGACATCGCCTTCTGCACGGCAAAAAGGCAGGAAGGTTTGTGCATGTGGGTCCGCTCAATGTGCCTGTCACCAAAACGCTGGTGGAAGAGGTGTTTGAGGAGTGCCGCCAGAACCTGATTACACAGGTGGATATTTTGGGTTTTGAATTTGAAATGGGGCTGGTGCCCTACATAAAAGACGAACTGCGCCAGCAGGGAGTGGACATCCGTCTGCGTTACATTCCCAGGGAAGTGTTTGACAAACGGGCAGTGGAAAAAGGACAGGTTAAGTTTTATGACGTTGCTTATATGCAGGTCAAACCGTATATTGAAGGCCTGCCTGGCGGACAGACAGGGAAAACCGTCAAAATTGAACTCACCAATTTCACCACCTACTACACGCAGGACGATCTGGAAGAACTGGAGCAGTCGCTGAAAAAAGGCGGCTACAAGGTAGTCATTGAAAACGGGCAAATTACTAAACTGACCAAAGACGAGCACGGCATTTTAAAGCGGGAACTGCTCACCAAAAACTGGCTGGACTGGATCGATTACTGGGCAGTGGATTTCGATTATGAAGATAAAAAGGAAATGATTCGGGTTGAAGAAGATGGTCATGTGAAAGAAATCTGGACGGGTAATTATATCTTTGAGAATTTGTGGCAGTCATTCCGAACAAAAAAGAACTCATCTCTTGAACTTATTACCGTCCCGCATACTTACACGAAAGCGGGCAAATATAAAATCATGGTTAAAGTGGTTGATATTGTGGGAGTAGATACGTCGCATGTCATTGAAGTAGAGATAGAATAA
- a CDS encoding transposase has protein sequence MKYNPEKHHRRSIRLKGYDYLQAGCYYMTLITQNQECLFGDVVDGEMVLNELGEIVQDEWLKTAQIRKNIKLDIFVVMPNHVHGIIIIDANPVGVIHRITLTKPRLFSNSLGSIIGQFKSVVTKRIHKMGIQHFKWQRNYWEHAIRDENELNHIQEYIIDNPLKWDLDDENPNSGRPIGSPQQEDYDPTFKTNP, from the coding sequence ATGAAATACAACCCTGAAAAACACCACCGCCGTTCCATCCGCTTAAAGGGATACGATTATTTACAGGCAGGTTGTTATTATATGACTCTCATTACCCAAAACCAGGAATGTTTATTTGGGGATGTTGTGGATGGGGAAATGGTGTTGAATGAATTGGGGGAAATTGTACAGGATGAATGGTTAAAAACCGCCCAAATTCGAAAAAACATTAAATTGGATATATTTGTGGTTATGCCCAATCATGTGCATGGAATTATTATCATTGATGCCAATCCTGTAGGGGTGATCCATCGGATCACCCTTACAAAACCACGGTTGTTTTCCAATTCATTAGGATCCATCATTGGTCAATTCAAATCGGTTGTTACAAAACGAATCCACAAAATGGGGATTCAACATTTTAAATGGCAACGCAATTATTGGGAACATGCCATTCGTGATGAAAATGAATTAAACCACATTCAGGAGTATATTATAGACAATCCATTAAAATGGGATTTGGACGACGAAAATCCGAATTCAGGGCGACCCATCGGGTCGCCCCAACAGGAAGATTATGATCCCACATTCAAAACCAACCCTTGA
- a CDS encoding DegT/DnrJ/EryC1/StrS family aminotransferase yields the protein MIPHSKPTLDKKDYDAVLGVLRSGQISQGKYVKRFEANLSEFVGVKGGVATNSGTSALHLALLSLEVGKGDEIILPGYVCTALLNAINYVGATPVLVDIEPDSFNIDAKRVKESLTEKTRAIIVPHLFGLPANLEELLSFGVPLIEDCAQSLGATYKGKQTGSFGTLSIFSFYATKVIASGEGGMVLSDSPHLLERVRDLRDYDNRDDYKIRFNYRMTDLQAALGISQMEKLPSFLERRRAIAKRYSRELANIPALLPRGYPEREHIFYRYVIRVKGDLERLLEQIKKEGICCERPVYRPLHYYLGLSDLPETERIWSSALSIPIYPSLASGEVTEVIKGVKRLIEER from the coding sequence ATGATCCCACATTCAAAACCAACCCTTGACAAGAAAGATTATGATGCTGTCCTTGGGGTATTGCGATCGGGCCAGATCTCTCAGGGAAAGTATGTGAAGAGGTTTGAAGCCAACCTCTCTGAATTTGTCGGGGTTAAGGGAGGGGTTGCTACAAATTCAGGGACTTCTGCCCTACACTTGGCCTTGCTGTCTTTAGAGGTAGGCAAAGGAGATGAAATAATCCTTCCAGGTTATGTCTGCACTGCCTTGTTGAATGCGATAAACTATGTAGGGGCAACCCCAGTCCTTGTTGATATTGAGCCAGACAGCTTTAACATTGATGCAAAAAGGGTAAAAGAATCCCTTACTGAAAAAACCAGGGCAATTATTGTCCCTCATCTTTTTGGCCTGCCTGCCAATCTGGAGGAACTACTGTCCTTTGGAGTTCCATTGATAGAAGACTGTGCTCAATCTCTTGGTGCCACATACAAGGGAAAACAAACTGGCAGTTTTGGAACGCTGTCGATATTCTCCTTTTATGCTACTAAGGTAATAGCCTCGGGAGAAGGCGGGATGGTTCTTTCAGATTCTCCCCATCTACTGGAAAGGGTGAGAGACCTCCGGGATTATGATAACAGAGATGACTATAAAATCCGCTTCAACTATAGGATGACCGACCTTCAGGCTGCCCTGGGCATCAGTCAGATGGAAAAATTGCCATCTTTTTTAGAAAGAAGAAGAGCTATTGCAAAGAGATACTCCAGGGAGCTGGCAAATATACCTGCTCTTTTGCCAAGAGGATACCCTGAGAGGGAGCATATCTTTTACCGTTATGTTATAAGAGTTAAAGGAGACCTTGAAAGACTTTTAGAACAAATTAAAAAAGAAGGTATCTGCTGTGAACGCCCTGTGTACCGTCCATTACACTATTATCTGGGATTATCCGATCTTCCTGAGACAGAAAGGATATGGAGCAGTGCCCTGTCCATCCCTATTTACCCTTCCCTTGCCTCTGGTGAAGTGACAGAGGTTATCAAAGGGGTAAAGAGGTTAATTGAAGAAAGGTAA
- a CDS encoding MraY family glycosyltransferase: MKNSKRNFNLGNALYFLILLVFVILFVNILVPYTRTFLHEQGHRWLFILLFSSSLSFTVTPWVRYLAKKVNILDHPDDRKVHHQATPLLGGIAIYIAFVSSIFINNIYTKPLLGILIGGTIVFLISVVDDIIEIPAGLKLLVQFLATSIIIGSGIVLDLFPETPLGLAGNIFLTFLWVIGITNSFNFFDGMDGLASGLGIITAFFIGIVAFQTDQPFLGWIAIAVMGSCIGFLPYNFRLHKPATIFLGDAGSNFLGFTLASLAIFGDWADNNPIVSLATPLLIFWIFVFDMTHITLTRIISGKVTNLKEWINYVGKDHLHHRLEFLLKSKKQSVLFIFFLCACMGISAIVLRYARTVDAILLVIQAAIIVILVTILEAIAKKQANKG; this comes from the coding sequence TTGAAAAATTCTAAGAGAAACTTCAACTTAGGTAATGCTTTATATTTCTTAATTCTATTAGTTTTTGTAATACTTTTTGTGAACATATTGGTTCCCTATACAAGGACATTTTTACACGAACAGGGTCATAGATGGCTCTTTATACTTCTTTTTTCTTCTTCCCTTTCCTTTACTGTGACCCCCTGGGTAAGATACCTTGCAAAAAAAGTAAATATCTTAGACCATCCAGACGATAGAAAAGTTCATCACCAGGCTACACCCCTGCTTGGAGGCATTGCTATATATATTGCCTTCGTCAGTTCTATTTTTATTAACAACATCTATACAAAACCATTGCTTGGCATTTTGATAGGTGGAACCATAGTATTCTTAATAAGTGTAGTAGACGATATAATAGAGATTCCGGCAGGACTCAAGCTTCTGGTTCAGTTTCTGGCTACATCTATCATAATCGGTTCAGGGATAGTATTAGACCTTTTCCCTGAAACACCACTTGGGCTTGCAGGAAATATATTTTTAACGTTTTTATGGGTGATTGGAATTACCAATTCCTTTAACTTTTTCGATGGGATGGATGGTTTAGCTTCGGGTCTGGGTATAATCACAGCCTTTTTCATTGGGATTGTCGCCTTTCAAACAGATCAGCCTTTCCTGGGATGGATAGCTATTGCCGTAATGGGCAGCTGCATTGGGTTCTTACCTTATAACTTCAGGCTGCATAAACCTGCCACCATCTTCCTTGGAGATGCCGGCAGTAACTTTCTGGGATTTACACTCGCATCTCTTGCCATATTCGGTGATTGGGCTGATAATAACCCAATAGTTTCTCTGGCTACCCCTCTGCTTATCTTCTGGATCTTTGTCTTTGATATGACACATATAACTTTAACAAGGATTATTTCAGGAAAGGTTACTAATTTAAAGGAGTGGATTAACTATGTGGGAAAAGACCACCTTCACCACCGTCTGGAGTTCTTATTAAAGAGCAAAAAACAAAGCGTCCTGTTCATCTTCTTTCTCTGTGCATGTATGGGTATAAGCGCCATTGTACTACGCTATGCCCGAACCGTTGACGCAATTCTTCTGGTAATCCAGGCAGCAATAATAGTCATCCTTGTAACTATCCTGGAAGCCATAGCAAAAAAACAGGCAAACAAAGGGTAG
- the xerD gene encoding site-specific tyrosine recombinase XerD — translation MVNLLDEFLNYLVVERGLSKNTLESYNRDLNKYLDYLEKNNITDIKETSSSRIMAFISTLKQKGLATKTTARNLVAVKMFYKFLVNENYLEKNPATKIDSPKTWIKLPSTLALDEVERLLDQPDTNNHLGIRDSAMLELLYATGLRVSELVSLSLNSINLEVGYLIAFGKGNKERIVPIGSQATQKLKEYLVSARKKLLKNSNSPYLFVNRSGNSLSRQGFWKIIKKYTFKAGIKKNITPHTLRHSFATHLLERGADLRSVQTMLGHVDISTTQIYTHVTRERLKKLHNQLHPRA, via the coding sequence ATGGTGAACCTGCTCGATGAATTTTTAAACTACCTTGTCGTTGAAAGAGGATTATCTAAAAACACCCTGGAATCATACAACAGAGATTTAAACAAATACCTTGATTATCTGGAAAAAAACAATATCACAGATATTAAAGAGACCTCCAGTTCTCGTATAATGGCTTTCATTTCTACACTAAAGCAAAAGGGGCTCGCAACCAAGACCACTGCAAGAAACCTGGTGGCTGTCAAAATGTTTTATAAGTTTCTGGTTAATGAAAATTACCTTGAGAAAAACCCTGCCACAAAAATTGACTCTCCAAAAACATGGATCAAATTGCCCAGTACCCTGGCACTGGACGAGGTGGAGAGGTTACTTGATCAACCTGATACAAACAATCATTTAGGCATAAGGGATTCTGCCATGTTAGAACTGCTGTATGCCACCGGGTTAAGGGTTTCTGAGCTCGTTTCTCTATCCCTAAACAGTATTAATTTAGAAGTGGGTTACCTCATTGCCTTTGGAAAAGGTAACAAGGAGAGAATTGTTCCCATAGGGAGTCAGGCAACACAAAAGCTAAAGGAGTATCTGGTGTCTGCCAGAAAAAAACTACTTAAAAACTCAAACAGTCCTTATCTTTTTGTAAATCGTTCAGGAAATTCTCTATCCCGACAGGGCTTTTGGAAGATTATTAAAAAGTATACCTTTAAGGCAGGGATAAAGAAGAATATAACACCTCACACCTTAAGGCATTCTTTTGCCACCCATCTCCTGGAAAGGGGAGCAGACCTGCGTTCAGTGCAGACTATGCTGGGCCATGTTGATATTTCTACCACCCAGATATATACCCATGTGACAAGAGAAAGATTAAAAAAGCTCCATAATCAATTACATCCCAGGGCTTAG
- a CDS encoding CBS domain-containing protein, whose product MEVIITHVNADFDSLASMLAAKKLYPEARLAFPGSQEKSMRDFFIQSTIYVFQVEKLKNIDLENIHRLILVDTRQASRIGKFAEIKDRTNLDIHIYDHHPPSSDDISGSLEVIKEVGSTATILTQILKDRNIEISPDEATIMTLGIYEDTGSFTFSSTTSDDHLAASYLLSKGANLNTVSDMLIKELTAEEVSLLNDLVLSATTHNINGIDVVIAKVSTNKYIGDFAVLVHKLKDMKNINVLFALARMEDRIYLICRSRVDYINVSEIAIEFGGGGHSTAASATIRDLTLIQVEEKLLSVLRNKIGIRIHAKDIMAFPVKVIDSAESLQRAGKLLTRYNINVLPVIKENKLVGLISRQIIEKATYHGLKDLPTEEYMSTDFSSVSPDAPFITVQKIIIENNQRFLPVVENDCIVGAITRTDLLRTIQSDLLKDPSYPYAFDRDTRLTRKKSVAKLMKERLNQRILEVLQNIGKKAEDLNYNAYLVGGIVRDIILRHETLDIDIVIEGDGIELAKRFATDYTCKVTSHEKFGTATLIFPDNLRIDVATARLEYYKSPAALPTVELSSIKLDLYRRDFTMNTLAIRLNPAGFGELIDFFGAQKDIKEKTIRVIHNLSFVEDPTRIFRAIRFEQRFGFQIGKHTANLINNAVKMNFFDQLDGYRFFSELKLIFQEEEPVLVIKRLAEFDILRFIHPKIKFNEKMKKHLQNIKGIISWFNLLYLEEKYEKWRIYFLGLIDPLNKQEVLQLCQRLSITEKNRQKIILGIEQSEAILKQIGERDIAERSKIYNILRHTSTESLLFAMAKTDKNYIKRNISLYFTQLKRTHILLNGEDIKNLGIAPGKIFKRILDDLLEAKLDGRVKTRKEEINFIKENYMDSVS is encoded by the coding sequence ATGGAAGTAATTATCACACATGTAAATGCCGATTTTGATTCTCTCGCTTCGATGCTGGCGGCAAAAAAGCTGTATCCAGAGGCTCGTCTTGCCTTTCCTGGTTCTCAGGAAAAAAGCATGAGGGATTTTTTTATCCAGTCAACGATTTACGTCTTTCAGGTAGAAAAGCTAAAGAACATAGACCTTGAAAACATCCATCGTCTTATCCTGGTTGATACAAGACAGGCAAGTCGAATAGGGAAATTCGCGGAGATTAAAGACAGGACGAATTTGGATATCCATATATATGATCATCATCCGCCTTCATCTGACGACATCTCAGGCTCTCTGGAAGTAATAAAAGAGGTAGGGTCCACTGCGACTATTTTAACCCAGATTTTAAAAGACCGGAATATCGAAATCAGTCCTGATGAGGCTACAATCATGACCCTCGGGATATACGAAGACACAGGTTCGTTCACCTTCTCTTCAACCACAAGCGATGATCATCTGGCTGCAAGTTATCTCCTTTCCAAAGGGGCAAATCTGAATACTGTTTCAGATATGCTTATCAAAGAATTAACAGCCGAAGAGGTCTCACTACTGAATGATCTTGTCCTTTCTGCCACCACTCACAATATAAACGGTATTGACGTTGTAATAGCCAAGGTCTCCACCAATAAATATATAGGGGATTTCGCAGTATTAGTCCATAAACTAAAAGACATGAAAAATATCAATGTACTCTTTGCATTGGCTAGAATGGAGGATCGGATATATCTAATTTGCAGAAGCAGGGTTGACTATATAAACGTCAGTGAGATCGCTATAGAATTTGGAGGAGGGGGACACTCGACTGCCGCATCTGCAACTATCAGGGACCTGACGCTTATTCAAGTCGAAGAAAAACTGCTGAGTGTTCTTCGTAACAAGATAGGAATACGGATACATGCAAAGGACATAATGGCTTTTCCGGTAAAGGTGATAGACTCTGCAGAATCGCTGCAAAGAGCAGGGAAGCTTTTGACAAGGTACAATATAAATGTATTACCAGTGATTAAAGAGAATAAACTTGTGGGTCTAATCTCCAGACAAATAATTGAAAAAGCAACTTACCATGGATTAAAGGATCTGCCCACTGAGGAGTATATGTCTACAGATTTTTCATCAGTAAGCCCGGATGCTCCCTTCATTACCGTCCAAAAAATTATCATAGAAAACAATCAAAGGTTCCTTCCGGTTGTGGAAAACGACTGTATAGTGGGGGCAATCACCAGAACAGATCTGCTGAGAACAATACAAAGTGACCTTTTAAAAGACCCTTCTTATCCGTATGCCTTTGATCGTGACACCCGTCTCACAAGAAAAAAATCCGTTGCAAAACTGATGAAAGAACGGTTGAACCAAAGAATCCTTGAAGTATTACAAAACATAGGTAAAAAGGCCGAAGATCTCAATTACAATGCCTATCTTGTAGGAGGGATCGTCAGAGACATTATCCTTCGGCATGAGACCCTTGACATTGATATTGTAATAGAAGGGGATGGAATTGAACTGGCAAAGCGATTTGCCACGGATTATACCTGTAAAGTAACATCTCACGAGAAATTCGGCACCGCTACATTGATCTTCCCTGACAACCTCAGGATAGATGTAGCCACAGCCAGACTCGAATACTATAAATCCCCTGCAGCGCTCCCTACCGTTGAATTGAGCTCGATAAAACTGGACCTTTACCGCAGGGATTTCACAATGAACACATTGGCAATAAGATTAAATCCCGCAGGTTTTGGTGAACTGATAGATTTCTTCGGTGCTCAGAAAGATATCAAGGAAAAGACAATCAGGGTAATACATAACCTGAGCTTTGTTGAAGACCCGACAAGGATATTCAGGGCTATCCGTTTCGAGCAGAGATTCGGCTTTCAGATAGGGAAGCACACCGCTAATCTTATAAACAACGCTGTCAAGATGAATTTTTTCGATCAACTGGATGGCTACAGGTTTTTCTCTGAATTGAAACTTATATTTCAAGAAGAAGAACCCGTACTGGTAATAAAGAGATTAGCTGAATTCGACATTCTGAGGTTTATCCATCCAAAGATAAAATTCAACGAGAAAATGAAGAAACACTTACAAAACATTAAAGGAATTATTTCCTGGTTCAATCTTCTGTACTTAGAAGAAAAATATGAAAAGTGGCGAATCTACTTCCTTGGATTGATAGATCCCCTGAATAAACAGGAGGTTCTTCAACTCTGTCAAAGGTTATCCATAACTGAAAAAAATAGGCAGAAGATTATCCTCGGTATTGAACAGTCGGAGGCTATCCTTAAACAGATCGGAGAAAGAGACATAGCAGAGAGAAGCAAAATCTATAATATTCTTAGGCACACATCCACAGAGTCTCTGCTTTTCGCCATGGCAAAAACTGATAAAAACTATATAAAGAGGAATATATCCCTTTATTTTACTCAACTGAAAAGGACTCATATCCTTTTAAACGGTGAAGATATCAAAAATCTGGGAATAGCACCAGGGAAGATATTTAAAAGGATACTGGACGATCTTCTCGAAGCCAAATTGGATGGAAGGGTTAAAACCAGAAAGGAAGAAATCAATTTTATAAAAGAAAATTATATGGATAGCGTAAGTTGA